In the genome of Cryptomeria japonica chromosome 8, Sugi_1.0, whole genome shotgun sequence, one region contains:
- the LOC131064567 gene encoding pentatricopeptide repeat-containing protein At2g13600 gives MPAINNLNLSFAALSKKALIERQQIHSHITHRGFAFPAETIFKNKLINMYVKCCSLLDARQVFDQMTERDIFSWNIIIGAYRRHGYPHEALTLFHRMQQAGIQPDDFTISSILPACAKIRALKQGMGIHQSIMERGISSDVVENALVDMYAKCGNIYAARKLFDKMPQKNVISWTAMVVAYTQNGYSLSGFVGKALETFKQMQFAGVKPVSATFASILPGCAKMGALEQGIYIHQSIIESGFSSDVVAISALVDMYAKCGTIHKARELFDKMPQRDVVSWNAMIAGYAKNGDLDEALKLFKEMPQRDVASWNAMIAGYAQNGFLQKALTTLKQMQLTDVKPDSSTFISILPACAKMGALKEGMEIHQSIIENGFLSDVLVASALIDMYAKCGNVHTARDLFDMMPQRNVVSWNSMIGGYAQNGFFEKALEAFKQMQLAGKKPDYITFASILPACAEIGVLEHGMDIHQNIIESKLLSDVVVASALVDMYAKCGSIHMAREVFDQMSQKNVISWNAMIVGYAQNGFCKDALQLFELMKHSGTHPDDVSFACVLLACSHAGLVDEGCKIFNGMSDTYYIMPTINHYVSMVDLLGRAGYLEETLNFIFKMPIKPVVVVWTCLLGACREHKNIGLGVFVATFLFELDPKNSATYVLLSNIYAEGGRWVEVQMVRGLMKDRVIKKIPGCSWIEGQNLVHAFWVGDTTHPQI, from the exons ATGCCAGCCATTAACAATCTCAATCTCAGTTTCGCTGCATTATCTAAGAAAGCTCTGATAGAGCGCCAGCAAATCCATTCCCATATCACTCACAGAGGATTTGCGTTTCCTGCAGAAACCATTTTTAAAAATAAGCTTATCAACATGTATGTGAAATGCTGTAGTTTGCTTGATGCTCGACAAGTGTTTGATCAAATGACTGAACGAGACATCTTCTCATGGAATATCATAATTGGAGCGTACAGAAGACATGGGTACCCACATGAGGCATTGACACTATTTCACCGAATGCAACAAGCAGGTATCCAGCCCGATGACTTCACCATTTCCAGCATTCTCCCAGCCTGTGCTAAGATAAGAGCTTTGAAACAGGGTATGggtatccatcaaagcataatggaaagAGGAATTTCGTCAGATGTTGTTGAaaatgccctggtagacatgtatgcaaaatgtggaaatattTATGCGGCACGCAAGCTGTTTGATAAAATGCCTCAAAAGAATGTGATCTCATGGACTGCAATGGTTGTAGCATATACACAAAACG gttATTCGCTAAGTGGATTTGTTGGAAAGGCCTTGGAAACTTTTAAACAAATGCAATTCGCAGGTGTAAAGCCAGTCTCTGCAACTTTTGCTAGTATCCTCCCAGGCTGTGCCAAGATGGGAGCTTTAGAACAAGGTATTTACATCCACCAGAGCATAATCGAAAGCGGATTTTCGTCAGATGTTGTAGCCATAAGTGCACttgtagatatgtatgcaaaatgtggaactaTACACAAAGcccgtgaactgtttgacaaaatgcctcaaagagacgTGGTCTcctggaatgcaatgattgcaggatatgctaaAAATGGAGATCTTGACGAGGCACTAAAGCTTTTTAAagaaatgcctcaaagagatgttgcctcatggaatgcaatgattgcaggatatgcacagaaTGGGTTTCTTCAAAAGGCTTTGACGACTCTAAAGCAAATGCAATTGACAGATGTAAAGCCAGACTCTTCAACCTTTATCAGCatcctcccagcctgtgccaaaatgggagcattGAAAGAGGGTATggaaatccatcaaagcataatagaaaaCGGCTTTTTATCAGATGTATTAGTTGCAAGTGCtttgatagacatgtatgcaaaatgtggaaacgtGCACACAGCACGCGATCTGTTCGATATGATGCCACagagaaatgtggtctcatggaattcAATGATTGGGGGATATGCGCAAAATGGGTTTTTTGAGAAGGCCTTGGAAGCTTTTAAGCAAATGCAGTTGGCAGGCAAAAAACCAGATTACATAACCTTTGCTAGCATTCTCCCAGCCTGTGCCGAAATAGGGGTTCTGGAACATggcatggacatccatcaaaacataattgaaagcaaattgttgtcagatgttgtagttgcaagtgctctggtagatatgtatgcaaaatgtggaagcatacacaTGGCACGTGAAGTGTTTGACCAAATGTCTCAGAaaaatgtcatctcatggaatgctatgattgtcggatatgcacaaaatggcttTTGCAAGGATGCTCTTCAACTCTTTGAACTAATGAAGCACTCTGGAACACACCCTGACGATGTAAGCTTCGCCTGTGTTTTACTAGCTTGCAGTCATGCAGGTTTAGTAGACGAGGGTTGTAAGATATTTAATGGCATGAGTGACACATATTACATTATGCCTACAATTAATCATTATGTGTCCATGGTTGACCTTCTTGGCCGTGCTGGCTATCTTGAAGAAACACTGAACTTTATCTTCAAAATGCCAATTAAACCTGTCGTGGTTGTGTGGACGTGTTTGCTTGGTGCCTGTAGAGAACATAAGAATATAGGGTTAGGTGTATTCGTAGCAACTTTTCTCTTTGAGCTGGATCCTAAAAATTCTGCGACTTATGTTCTTCTTTCAAACATCTATGCGGAAGGGGGTAGGTGGGTTGAGGTTCAAATGGTAAGGGGACTGATGAAAGATCGAGTAATTAAAAAGATACCTGGCTGTAGTTGGATTGAAGGTCAAAACTTGGTACATGCTTTTTGGGTAGGAGACACAACACACCCACAAATATAG